The following proteins are encoded in a genomic region of Triticum dicoccoides isolate Atlit2015 ecotype Zavitan chromosome 1B, WEW_v2.0, whole genome shotgun sequence:
- the LOC119350047 gene encoding cysteine-rich repeat secretory protein 55-like, whose translation MAAHVVAWRHHPWTKHPPLTARSLYKNLPRTNETLHANKLLVAHTSHHQSRRAMASSSSSPLLLLLLLPLLLAMARPCSAVDAIGTYCAKNGTSAETQASIDQVLAALVPRASAAYYATATAGRSSSAVWGLAQCRGDVPRQDCSLCLAAAAKEVASSCRGSSDGRVFYDYCLLRYSTSNFVGLADTGYTLILLNTQNATGVDLAAFDRAQGKLMSRVASEAGDAGNKGLATDTTRLGGSGGGAKTTIYGLGWCTRDITAADCGLCVAQAVAELPNYCRYRRGCRVIYSSCMARYEVYPFFFPLDGAGESADEVAQCDKIVLNYP comes from the coding sequence ATGGCTGCGCATGTAGTAGCATGGAGGCATCACCCATGGACCAAGCACCCACCACTCACTGCCCGCTCTCTCTATAAGAATCTCCCACGCACCAACGAGACCCTGCATGCAAACAAACTGCTAGTAGCGCACACATCACATCATCAAAGTAGGCGCGCAatggcgtcctcctcctcgtctccattgctcctgctgctgcttctCCCGCTCCTGCTCGCCATGGCGCGTCCGTGCTCCGCCGTCGACGCCATCGGCACGTACTGCGCCAAGAACGGCACCAGCGCGGAGACGCAGGCCAGCATCGATCAGGTCCTCGCGGCGCTCGTCCCGCGTGCCTCCGCCGCCTACTACGCCACGGCCACCGCCGGCCGCTCCTCGTCCGCGGTCTGGGGCCTCGCGCAGTGCCGCGGCGACGTCCCGCGTCAGGACTGCTCGCTCTGCCTCGCCGCAGCGGCGAAGGAGGTGGCGTCGTCCTGCCGCGGCAGCTCGGACGGCCGGGTCTTCTACGACTACTGCCTCCTCCGGTACTCCACCTCCAACTTCGTCGGCCTTGCGGACACGGGGTACACGCTCATCCTCCTCAACACCCAGAACGCCACCGGGGTCGACCTGGCCGCGTTCGACCGGGCGCAGGGGAAGCTCATGTCCCGCGTCGCCTCTGAGGCCGGTGACGCCGGCAACAAGGGGCTGGCGACGGACACGACGCGTctaggaggcagcggcggcggagccaAGACGACCATCTACGGGCTCGGGTGGTGCACCAGGGACATCACGGCCGCGGACTGCGGGTTGTGCGTGGCGCAGGCGGTGGCGGAGCTGCCCAACTACTGCCGGTACCGCCGCGGGTGCCGCGTGATCTACAGCAGCTGCATGGCGCGCTACGAGGTGtaccccttcttcttcccgctcgacggcGCCGGCGAGTCGGCCGACGAGGTCGCACAGTGCGACAAGATCGTCTTGAACTACCCGTGA